From the Kwoniella dendrophila CBS 6074 chromosome 4, complete sequence genome, the window TTGTTCTGGAGTAGAGAAAGCCCAAGCACCTTTTGTTCTATGTCTGTAATTTTCTTTATACCATTTTGGGTTTTCTCTAATTTGAGCTTTATCTAACCAATCTAACATTTTCAAAGTAGATTCGTTATTTTCTGCTTCATTTGCTAAATTAGTTTCTACCATAGCTTGTGCCATAAATGCTAAATCCCATAATTGACTTCCATTTGtacccatcatcatcaatccatctttcCCTAACCATAAGAAATCATCTACTCTACTTAAATGTTTTTTGAATGCTTCtgaatctttaccttcttttgcATACCTACAAACCATATTAAATGCTTTTGAAACCGGTCCAATAGTTTGATATCCtgtattttcatcttcataacATACCAATTGATATGCACGTCTATTAGCTAATTTTCTTAATGGTAACATACTTGAAAAACATGGTATGTTGGGACAAGCTTCATAATATGCTAAAAGTCCATGAGCCATATCCAATATTGGATGATGTGGATTATATACATCGATTGGGTTAACATTACTTCGCTGAGCCGACCATTTGATAGATTCATACGGTTGTGTGTAGAGTTCCTAATCATATCGAATCAGCATGTCATGCGAATTGCATACAAGGGCATGGATGGCTTACTTGACGTAACGAAAATACAAGAGGTGTAAAAGGTCCAACGAAACGGGTACCATAAAGATAACTCATAGGGGTAACtaaacaaacaaaaaactagattagctgaagaaatACGTGGTATGAAATATGGCGGAAGAGATACTTGCATGTTTGCCTTACATGAATCCACTATCATATTTTGAAAGGTTAGTTGATATTTTGCTTCATGTGATATCGTCATGACTTACCCATCTCCAAGGTGCAAATGGCAACCAATCGGGCAACAGCCTGTACTCCCATTACTTCAGTTCTGTACATATATAGGAAAATTGAAGCGCATAATGCTTACCATAATTCTGGAGGTATACTACCTACACCATCCCATTCATAAACACCCAGGACACTTAACCATACTTTTCCCCAACTTGGTATACAAGTTGCACCTCCtaaaatttgataaaatcgCTCGAATCAGTTATTTTTGGTTGACTCAAGTGCAAAGTTGAAATGATCTTACCCATTTCATGTATCAAAGCTCTAATTTCAGTCATTGGACCTTCATCTGGACCCATACCTAGTATACGTAAAGCTACATAATTCATAACTGTTCCATATACTGTTGGAGGAGCAGCTGTATGTCTTTAAATGCAATTATAAGCATGAGATCTCGTTGATATATGATAGACAGAAATGAAGTGATATTGAGAAACTTACAATCCccaaccaccttcttttctccttttatTCAATAAATATCTCTTGATTTCAGTTTCCTGCTCTGGTAATAGTTTCTGTCCACATACATGTAAACCTATGATCAATCCAGGGAGAAGGAAGAGTGGACCTAAATGATTTGTTAGTTATTGAATCGTTGGCTTAATTCTGTACTCGAAAGAATCTCAATTATCTGTGAAAAAATACTCACCTCCATATTCGGTTGAAAAGTGACCATCATGACTTTGTAATTGTTTATAAAATTGATAACCATTTCTTGCTGAATCTAATGGTGTTTTAGCTTTCGGTAATTCTGGACATTCCTATTTTAAATTATAACATATCATAGTATCAGCTACCACCGCATATAAAGCTTGATTCTACCCCGGAATGCTTGATGATTCGATTGTTTCGATGAGGTTGGGTTGAGTTGTAAAGTGGAAGAGTGAATACAACATATATTTTCTGTTTTGAAATTGCTTACAGTATCTAAACCAATCCAATACTTTTCAGTTACATCTTGTGGCCAtgcttctctttctttttcatctctCAAATATACCCATTTCTGTTGTCCATGCGAATCTTCGCCAACTTTTAACCTCCATCCTGATAAATCAGTAGAAGGGAATTTGAActccatttctctttcagttTTGTGAGATTGCTTGGTTGGGTTGAATAGAAATGATCGATTTCCTGAATTCAAGATCTGTGTGAACTATTCAGATTGCTACGAGATAAGAATTTGCGAGTACTGAACAAATGTTCAGTTTTGTATTTACTGATGGTACCCACTATTGGAAAGGTGTTACGAGCTCAAAAAGCAGGAATAAACAGACCATAGTAGTTACCGGTCGGCTATCACTGCTTAACCTTATCATTTCTGGATCGTACCATAATAACCTCCGACTGGCGTCATAACAAGGTTTCCTCGTAACAATTTAATACTCTATGCGAACGTGTATCAACCTGGTCAGGTCCATATGGCTTACAATATGCTACATCGAGAGAAGCACTTCTGTGAACTGATACGCTTCGAGGCTCTACGAATCAATATCCTAGAAGCTGCTTCATACGTGCACAACAACGACAATTACAACTTCACTTCTCTATGTGACATGACATTACTATTTTCAGTTCACATAGcatttttcatttctcttaatttACCCATAACATCGACTGGGTCGATTTTACCTGTAGCTTTTCTATAGGTGTAACGAATCACTCTCATCAGTAtacctcatcatcagataGTGTTGAATCAGGTCATTCATGAAAACTTACTGAGCTTCAGGTCTTTCAAGTCTCATAAACACATTCCACTTCTTTTCATCCCCGATGGTTGATTTACCGGTCGTACAATTGTCACTTTGAGCTTTGTTGAGTAATCTGATCACAAAGTTCTCTCATATAAGCAAGTTGTCTaatacaagatcaaattagGCTGAACTTACCCTTTCAaagcttcattttcaggttcaatgGTTAATCCAAACTTGGCACTTCCTTTTGTATATTCATGACCGTTATATACAATAGTATCATCAGGCAACTTGGAAAGTTTAGTCAGTGCCGCATGCATTTCTTCGGATGTACCTATATTAAGAGATCAGCTGGGATTGCCAAGCATGTCATTAAGGGTTAAACCTAGAACGAACCTTCAAAGAAACGTCCACATCCAGCTAAGAAGAGTGTATCTCTATCCGAGGTAAATAATCAGCTGTGGTTTAAACGACCGATGGTGCTATAGAAGCTGACTGACCCTGTGAAGACACCTCTCTCTCCAGTCTTCTTATCTTCGATAAAGAAACAGATTGAATCCTGAGTATGACAAGGTGTATGGTAACATCTGAGAAAGTTAAACTCAGCTAGAAACCAGCAAATGGACTGTGAATTTATAGCTTACTTTACATCAATGTCTTGACCAATTTTGAATGTATCTCCATCTTTCACTACAACATTTGTACCTGGACTTTGTTTTGATCCAGCATATGCTTTGAGATTAGGATGTAACGACAACTGTTGTGTAATTATAATTCAGCTACGCTAAAGCCTCTTATATCCCTTGCGTCTCTTCTCCTATCTTCAGGTCTTCATGCTAGCCCAAATCAAGATTGCGTATGAGTCTACCAGATACCATATAATGAATATGCGATAAAATCACGTACGCATTACGCAGTCAAGTTATATCTGCAAGACACCCGCTTACAACCCCTACCGAACCACTCAGCTACTCCCCCTTCCCCCCTCCtcatgataataaagataattgTGACTTACAAATTTagaattaccacctgaatgatcatcatgatgatgagtaGTAATTAAACTGGTCACTTCTACACCTTGTTCCTTGGCTGCTTTTGAGATCTTTGAAGCATCATAAGGGTCAATTACCGCCGCTTGTTTTGATGAGTCTACCAAAAGATACATCCAATTATCAGATCTTGCTTGAATTGGAATGACTTTCATTTTATTTCTATAGGTTTCATCAATAACCggtcaatatcaatctcagCGTGCACAAAGGTGATCAGCTGAATTCAATCTCAACTTACGATATTGTACTGCtgaatgatcttcttgatgttgttgaagcttgattgatatacttgATCAAAATGGACATAGCTACAACTATGGCTGATACAACAAGGATAAATCTCAGAGGTCGTACAGCtatcatttcatcttacAACTTAGATTCAAGCATACTAGTTACCTGACCATGAACCTACCAGACGTCATTTATTGGGAATCACCTCCACCCATCATGTTCATCTGCCATTAGCCTATAAAAGTTATTTCGTTCCCCCATTTTGGTCAACAGCTTCGGCTTTCCTGGATCTGAATCACGTATTGAGTTCCCGTGTCTCGCGTTTGTGTCTCACTTTGGCTCGCCCAGACTTTACTTGAATTTAACATTATTATGAGAAGCGGAGAAGGCCACCTAtttaatgtatatatgtgGTGTGCCGTTTGAACGTTTGAACAGGCTGACTACGGTCGATCGTTGATTATGGGATTATTGGGAAATAGCACTGAAAACTGATCTTACTCTGTTTTGTCACATTGAACATTACTTTTAATTATCATAACTTTCCTGGTTGTATATCGGATTTTATCTCGCACTGGTCAAACACTGTATTATCAACGTTGTAGCTGGACAAAAGTAACAAACGAAACGCGAATACACCTAAGGAGACATATACCGACACACGTTAAGAAGACGAAAACGATAAAatattcagattcagattcaattgaattgAAATACGATGATGGGATTTAAAAAGAAATTGACCTCTTTCCTACCTTTGGATGTAAGTTTCAAATAAAATAGCTTTCATGTCTGCTCAAAATCTTCACAACTTCTGATGGGCAAGAATACATTACTGATAAACCCAAATTGACTCATGTAGGCTCAAAGTCGATTACAAAATGTATTAACTGTAGAATGGgaaggtcaaggtaaaacAGTTTTGgttgaattacctaataGTGATGTGAATAGAAATGACaataatgaagttgaaatggCTGGATTAACTTCGAATTCTGGAGCATATGGTagattgaatgatgatgaatacgATGTAAGCTTCAATATGAATTATAACCTATGATTCGAAGATTTACTTACGAATAATCTTGATTATAAATAGGATGATAGATCATATTCCAGACCTTCCAGATCACAgtacaataataataatagtgATTCATACTattcctcatcctcatcatcatcacaacatagaaaacaatcatcatattcatcaaaaaACTTGCCACCTTTACCGCCAACAagttcaggttcagcttctgGATCAGGATACAATAcaagttcttcttcatcaaaagtaGGAtatagaaatcaaaatccaTTTGAACCTGAATATAATTCACCacaaccttcatcatcttcaacttattcttcttcttcaagtccATATACAGGATTTACACCTCAATTTAGTAATCAAGCTACTTTTGGTAACAATACTGAAATTAATTCAGGAGGAAGTTTAAATAGGAATAAACAGAAAACAATCCCGAATCCATGGGGGAAAACTTATAGAgcagatgatattgattttttaggtgatgatttaggtaataataacaataacaataatggttCTTACGGTTATAACGATTATAATGATCGGAATGGTTTACGTAGTCCAACTAGTTCGGCAGGTACAAGAGATAGTCAAGGTAGTAGTAATGCCAATAGTTTAGAAAATCCATTCAGATAAGATTGTTTGCGCTATATATTCCTCATTAGGTTGAAATGGGGATCGGTAAAAGGGACATTTCCTAAGTTAGATAGACCTGTAGTTTTGtatttttcattctttttgttcctttcttctatatcttgTAATCCGTTTGTATGACAAAAATCTGATTTTCccctcttttcttttactttgTTTTCGTTGTAGCATCATGATTCTGGattatctataccttttGTATTTTTGTACTAGGGACATTACTAGAAATGCTATACCTCACAGATTTCATAGGCACTTTAGGCACTTTATGGgttctgaatcatctttttaATCATTCATTCGTCATCATTCGGAAGCATGTACAATATGAGCAAGAACAATCTataaatctaattcactATCTTCAAAATTGATTGTATCCGGACAGTAGCTATGAAATCGCATCAAAAACACCACTCCACATATTATAGTTCCATCTACCAccatctttgatttctttcccTTTGCCTTGAATGATAATTTCTTTGTTATTCTTTAGGA encodes:
- a CDS encoding hydroxyacylglutathione hydrolase encodes the protein MKVIPIQARSDNWMYLLVDSSKQAAVIDPYDASKISKAAKEQGVEVTSLITTHHHDDHSGGNSKFLSLHPNLKAYAGSKQSPGTNVVVKDGDTFKIGQDIDVKCYHTPCHTQDSICFFIEDKKTGERGVFTGDTLFLAGCGRFFEGTSEEMHAALTKLSKLPDDTIVYNGHEYTKGSAKFGLTIEPENEALKGLLNKAQSDNCTTGKSTIGDEKKWNVFMRLERPEAQKATGKIDPVDVMGKLREMKNAM